The proteins below are encoded in one region of Myxococcales bacterium:
- a CDS encoding radical SAM protein has protein sequence MNQCKALVRLRKSFNAMVHAQLIGEPFAGFVYSDAPRNVYWETTIACDLACKHCRANALPYRDPAELNTEQAKRLIDSVKTLGSMLVLTGGDPMKRPDLFELIAYARSHSVPVSVTPSTTPSLSSEKVAKMKELGVMALGVSLDGPNAEVHDGFRQVPGTFDYSMRALGWAKEHEIPVQINTTITRDTLPHVETLYRLLSEKAHPPVRRWSLFVLIPVGRGASNLCPAKAK, from the coding sequence TTGAATCAGTGTAAAGCGCTTGTTCGACTCAGAAAGAGCTTCAATGCCATGGTACATGCTCAGTTAATCGGTGAACCCTTCGCAGGTTTTGTTTATTCGGATGCTCCCAGGAATGTGTACTGGGAAACCACGATTGCCTGTGATCTTGCCTGCAAACACTGCCGCGCGAACGCGCTGCCGTATCGCGACCCTGCGGAGCTAAATACTGAACAAGCGAAGCGTTTGATCGATTCCGTCAAAACACTTGGCAGTATGCTGGTGCTAACAGGTGGCGATCCCATGAAACGACCTGATCTTTTTGAATTAATTGCTTACGCCAGGAGCCATTCGGTACCGGTTTCGGTCACTCCAAGCACGACGCCGTCTTTAAGTTCTGAAAAAGTGGCTAAAATGAAGGAACTTGGCGTCATGGCGCTTGGGGTAAGTCTCGATGGCCCCAATGCGGAGGTCCACGACGGATTCAGGCAAGTGCCAGGCACTTTTGACTATTCGATGCGAGCGCTTGGATGGGCCAAAGAGCACGAGATACCTGTGCAAATAAACACAACAATTACTCGCGATACCTTGCCTCATGTCGAGACCCTTTACCGTTTGCTTAGCGAAAAAGCACACCCTCCCGTCCGGCGTTGGAGTCTGTTTGTCCTGATTCCTGTTGGCAGGGGAGCAAGCAACTTATGCCCAGCCAAAGCCAAATGA
- a CDS encoding SPASM domain-containing protein, with protein sequence MNDLFDWVYKTSSSAPFFLSTVEAPHYRRFWMEQELACGKTIEELQKQAKSKGFGVRDGNGVIFVSHTGDVYPAGFLPYPLLGNVKETGLETIYRENPDLIELRNADHYEGGCGHCDYRWVCGGSRARAYALSGNPMGSDTLCPHAVS encoded by the coding sequence ATGAATGATTTATTTGACTGGGTTTATAAGACATCGAGCTCTGCGCCTTTTTTCCTGAGCACAGTTGAAGCTCCTCACTATCGACGCTTTTGGATGGAGCAGGAATTGGCCTGCGGTAAGACGATCGAAGAGTTACAAAAGCAGGCAAAATCAAAGGGTTTTGGTGTACGAGACGGTAACGGAGTGATTTTCGTTTCCCACACCGGCGATGTCTATCCCGCGGGATTTTTGCCTTATCCACTCCTCGGAAACGTTAAAGAAACCGGGCTCGAGACGATCTACCGCGAAAATCCCGACCTTATCGAGCTGCGCAATGCCGACCACTATGAGGGCGGCTGCGGTCACTGCGATTATAGGTGGGTTTGCGGCGGTTCTCGAGCTAGGGCGTACGCGCTCAGCGGCAATCCAATGGGCAGCGATACGCTTTGTCCGCACGCAGTGTCATAA